In one Hemitrygon akajei chromosome 3, sHemAka1.3, whole genome shotgun sequence genomic region, the following are encoded:
- the LOC140725196 gene encoding LOW QUALITY PROTEIN: mRNA decay activator protein ZFP36L1-like (The sequence of the model RefSeq protein was modified relative to this genomic sequence to represent the inferred CDS: inserted 2 bases in 1 codon): MSTKLVSCFYDIGEALCKNKMMSYNSNTGMPLLDRKAVGTPTLVDYQRRHSVTFGNTNSKFTQNQLLNSLKLEQAGGGXGAANKENKFRDRSFSETGLQKPQGQVNSSRYKTELCRPFEENGSCKYGDKCQFAHGIHELRSLARHPKYKTELCRTFHTIGFCPYGPRCHFIHNAEERRLSPAHEQQHQLPLSSSNKVDRPCLQHSYSFSGFSSSSNRLLDSPTSITPPPIFTAEELSSSPTLPSCASNPFTYSSQELASLFAPSIGIQVPLASTAEGSSHSPTSFLLRPLAESPQFFETSPSPPDSLSDDCLSSSGSISGSESPILDFNKRLPIFSRLSITDD; encoded by the exons ATGTCCACGAAATTAGTCTCTTGTTTCTACGATATTGGAGAAGCTTTAtgcaag AACAAGATGATGAGCTACAACAGCAACACGGGGATGCCCCTGCTGGACAGGAAAGCAGTCGGGACGCCAACGCTGGTCGACTACCAGAGGCGGCATTCGGTCACCTTCGGCAACACTAACTCCAAGTTCACGCAGAACCAGCTCCTCAACAGCCTGAAGCTGGAGCAGGCCGGCGGCGG GGGGGCGGCCAACAAGGAGAACAAGTTCCGCGACCGCTCCTTCTCGGAGACGGGCCTGCAGAAGCCCCAGGGCCAGGTGAACTCCAGCCGGTACAAGACGGAGCTGTGCCGCCCCTTCGAGGAGAATGGCTCCTGCAAGTATGGCGACAAGTGCCAGTTTGCCCACGGCATCCACGAGCTGAGGAGCCTGGCGCGCCACCCCAAGTACAAGACGGAGCTGTGCCGCACGTTCCACACCATCGGCTTCTGCCCGTACGGACCCCGGTGCCACTTCATCCACAACGCGGAGGAGCGGCGGTTGTCCCCCGCCCACGAACAGCAGCACCAGCTCCCGCTCTCCTCCTCCAACAAGGTGGACAGGCCCTGCCTGCAGCACAGCTACAGTTTCTCCGGCTTCTCCAGTTCCTCCAACAGGCTGCTGGACAGTCCCACATCCATCACCCCGCCGCCCATCTTCACCGCGGAAGAACTGAGCTCCTCCCCCACCCTGCCGAGCTGCGCCAGCAACCCCTTCACCTACTCGAGCCAGGAGCTGGCCAGCCTGTTTGCGCCCAGCATTGGCATCCAGGTCCCCTTGGCGTCCACCGCCGAGGGCAGCTCCCACTCCCCGACTTCGTTCCTGCTCCGGCCCCTGGCCGAGTCGCCTCAGTTCTTCGAGACCTCGCCCAGTCCCCCTGACTCGTTGTCCGACGATTGTCTCAGCAGTTCCGGCAGCATCAGCGGCTCGGAGTCGCCCATCCTCGACTTCAACAAGCGCCTCCCCATCTTCAGCAGACTCTCCATCACGGACGACTAG